In Vigna unguiculata cultivar IT97K-499-35 chromosome 3, ASM411807v1, whole genome shotgun sequence, a single genomic region encodes these proteins:
- the LOC114177595 gene encoding GDSL esterase/lipase At5g14450 — MGLGALFVGFFFLSCVVPKTSPTCTFPAIYNFGDSNSDTGGISASFVPIPAPYGEGFFHKPSGRDCDGRLIVDFIAEKLNLPYLSAYLNSLGTNYRHGANFATGGSTIRKQNETIFQYGISPFSLDIQIVQFNQFKARTKQLYEEAKTPLERSKLPVPEEFSKALYTFDIGQNDLSVGFRKMNFDQIRESMPDIVNQLANAVKNIYDQGGRSFWIHNTSPFGCMPVQLFYKHNIPDGYLDEYGCVKDQNEMATEFNKHLKDRIIKLRTELPEAAITYVDVYAAKYALISNTKTEGFVDPMKICCGYHVNDTHIWCGNLGSANGKDVFGSACENPSQYISWDSVHYAEAANHWVANRILNGSFTDPPTPIIQACYKKTKL; from the exons atggggttAGGAGCACTATTTGTTGGGTTCTTCTTCCTTTCTTGTGTGGTGCCAAAAACCTCACCGACTTGTACATTTCCTGCAATCTACAACTTTGGGGACTCCAATTCAGACACTGGAGGCATATCAGCTTCATTTGTGCCAATTCCTGCACCTTATGGCGAGGgtttttttcataaaccttCAGGAAGGGACTGTGATGGCCGTCTCATTGTAGATTTCATAG CTGAGAAGCTAAATTTGCCTTACTTAAGTGCCTATCTGAATTCCCTTGGAACCAATTACCGGCATGGGGCAAATTTTGCCACTGGGGGATCCACCATTAGGAAGCAGAATGAAACCATATTTCAATATGGGATAAGTCCTTTCTCGCTTGACATCCAGATTGTGCAATTTAACCAGTTCAAAGCTCGCACCAAACAACTCTACGAAGAAG CCAAAACCCCACTTGAGAGGAGCAAGCTTCCAGTGCCTGAGGAGTTCTCTAAGGCTCTCTACACTTTCGACATTGGTCAAAATGATCTCTCAGTTGGATTCAGAAAGATGAATTTTGACCAAATACGTGAATCCATGCCAGATATTGTTAACCAATTAGCCAATGCAGTCAAA AATATTTACGATCAAGGAGGTAGGTCATTCTGGATACACAACACAAGCCCCTTTGGGTGCATGCCGGTACAACTATTTTACAAACACAATATACCAGATGGCTATCTTGATGAGTATGGATGTGTGAAGGATCAAAATGAGATGGCTACTGAATTCAACAAGCACCTCAAAGACCGAATCATCAAACTCAGAACAGAGCTTCCAGAGGCTGCAATTACTTATGTAGATGTCTATGCTGCAAAGTATGCACTCATCAGTAACACCAAAACTGAAG GATTTGTGGATCCTATGAAGATCTGTTGTGGCTATCATGTGAATGATACACATATTTGGTGTGGGAATTTGGGAAGTGCAAATGGGAAAGATGTGTTTGGTTCTGCTTGTGAAAACCCTTCACAGTATATAAGTTGGGACAGTGTTCATTATGCTGAGGCTGCTAACCACTGGGTTGCTAACCGTATACTCAATGGCTCTTTCACGGACCCACCAACACctatcatccaagcatgttacaAGAAAACAAAGCTATAA